The following are from one region of the Terriglobales bacterium genome:
- a CDS encoding DUF1844 domain-containing protein, which produces MAEKDKSDFVVSDRRKFTAEGELRPDAPMEKEEPPAPPPVEPKAAEQQTAPPAPDAAAAGEPGEPQMPPPPTDEEAAAQKSAYEESNRQLNDQLKERMGGRDMKQFEMTFERFVASLYMTALLQLGMAAPEGEQPRVDIMGARQSIDTIALLQEKTKGNLTDSEKNMLQQALYELRMAWLEVMNAINRASTQAPGAGGPTVPSGPGPTRIK; this is translated from the coding sequence ATGGCCGAAAAAGATAAATCGGATTTCGTAGTCAGCGATCGCCGCAAGTTCACCGCCGAGGGCGAGCTTCGCCCCGACGCCCCGATGGAAAAAGAAGAACCGCCGGCGCCGCCGCCTGTCGAACCGAAGGCCGCGGAGCAGCAGACCGCGCCGCCCGCGCCAGACGCCGCCGCCGCCGGGGAGCCCGGCGAGCCCCAGATGCCGCCTCCGCCCACCGACGAAGAGGCCGCCGCGCAGAAGTCCGCCTACGAGGAGTCGAACCGCCAGCTCAACGACCAGCTCAAGGAGCGCATGGGCGGCCGCGACATGAAGCAGTTCGAGATGACCTTCGAGCGCTTCGTCGCCTCGCTCTACATGACCGCGCTCCTGCAGCTCGGCATGGCCGCGCCCGAGGGCGAGCAGCCGCGCGTCGACATCATGGGCGCGCGCCAGTCCATCGACACCATCGCGCTCCTCCAGGAGAAGACCAAGGGCAATCTCACCGACAGCGAGAAGAACATGCTGCAGCAGGCGCTCTACGAGCTGCGCATGGCTTGGCTGGAGGTGATGAACGCCATCAACCGCGCCTCCACCCAAGCTCCCGGCGCGGGCGGCCCCACGGTCCCCAGCGGTCCTGGACCGACGCGCATCAAATGA